In Methanofastidiosum sp., the genomic stretch TCAATTGTTGTGAAAGGATAATTAGCAATTTCTGCCCCTCCGAGTGTGACTGCATTAAAAAAAGTTGATTTTCCTACATTTGGTTTTCCAATAACACCTACATCCATTAAATTCCTCCCTTAAGATAAATAAAGACGTGGAAAATTCATAGTTGACACTGCACTTGCCCCATAGAAATCCCTTATGTATAAAATTGATTTCAGATGGAGGTCTTTTTTGACATCGCAACATGCGTTTGTCAGCATGATGCACTTATAATCCCGATAATATGCATCTGCAGCAGTATGTCTTACAGACAGTGATGTTGATAGACCCGAGAATACAAGATTTTTTATATCCTTCTTTTTCAAAAGCTCATCAAGTTCTGTGCCGAAAAATCCACTGTACTTTTCTTTCTTTACGATGAAATCCCCATCACTTGGGGCAAGATCATCTATTATCTTCTCACCAATATCTTTCTCTCCACAATCATTTGTTTTAGAATCACATATGTATACCACAGGGAACCCATTCTCCCTAAAAATAGAAGATATCTCTTTTATTGGTCCTATTATCTCTTTAGGATTTTCGCATTTTTTATTCCCGTAGACAAACTCATTTATCATGTTAATGATGAGAAGAGCGTATTTTTCCATGTTAGTTAATCTGGATGGGGGATATATAAAATTTGGCTTTATAAAAAGAAATAAAATTAAAAATATTTTATTGAACTACTTCCTTGTCAGAAATCTCAAGGGCTTTGTCAACTACATCAAGCGCTTCATTTATCTGTTTCTCATTGATTGAAAGGGGTGGTGCAAATAAGAGGGTTGAAACCATCTGCAAGAAAAAGACTCCGTTCTTCATACATTCTCCGGCAACTTTGGCAGGGATTGAAGCATGACCCCTCATGAACTTTTCTTCTCTAGTTCCGGCCTGCTCTTTTGTCTTTGTGTTCTTGATTAATTCGATTCCCCAGAACAATCCTTTTCCTCTTACATCTCCAACTGACTTGTGATCTTCCTTCATCTCGTTTAATCTCTTTTCCATTACCTTTTCCATCTTTGCAGCGTTTTCAACTAGGTTATTGTTCTTCATGTAGTTTATTGTCGCAACTCCTGCAGCACATGCAAGTGGGTGGCCTGCATAAGTATGACCCTCAACAAACCAGTGATCTTCAAAGTAGTCAGAAATCTTCTTTGAGTATGTTGTTCCACCAAGAGGAACGTAAGTTGCAGATAAGTTCTTTGCGGATGAGATTATATCGGGCTGGAAGTTATAATGTTCAAAAGCAAGCCATTTTCCAGTTCTACCAAATCCGGTCATTACCTCATCGGCAATTATAACTACATTGTACTCATCACAGATTTCCCTCAACATCGGGAAGTATTCTTTAACTGGAGGAATTATACCGTTTGAACCCACAATAGGCTCAGCAATAAATGCGGCTACTGTTTCCTTTGCCTCAAACCTGATCATGTCCCCAATATATCTGGCGCACATGATATCGCAGCTTGGGTATTCCAATTTGAATGGACATCTGTAGCAGTAACAGTCAGGACCGTGTAATATACCTGGGTAACCTGGCTCGTTTGGATATCTCCGTGGGTCCCCTGTTAGCATCATGGCTATACCAGTTGCACCGTGGTAAGACTGGTAACGAGAAATAATTTTGTACTTTCCTGTGTACCATTTTGCCGCTTTGACTGCAGCTTCATTTGCTTCGGTACCGCTTGAAGAAAAGAATGTTTTTCTAAAGTTTGGGCCTGCTATGTCAGCTACCATCTTTCCAAGTTTTGCCCTAGCATCGCTTCCAAGCCCTGGACCGATGTAAGCATATTTATTAAGTTGCTCTACAATCCCATCATTTATTTCTTTCACGTTGTGACCACAGCTTGTACTCATAAGCTGGGAAGAGAAGTCTGAATATTGTTTACCTGATTTATCCCAGAAATAGATTCCATCAGCCTTCTCTATCATGTTAACTTTGACATCAGCTTGGCACGACCAAGACCTCATGACATATTCTTTTTCCATCTGTGCTAAATCTTCCATAAAAGGCCTCCTATATCATAATAGGCACATTTACTTAATGTTATTACAGATTTATATAACTTTCGATTATAACTTGGAATATAAAGAAAATAGTTTAATAACATTTAATTAATTAGTCAATTATCCAATGAAAAATTGGTATTTTAAAAATTAAATAAAAATTAATTATTTTATAAAGGATAGAATCTTTCTCTCTTTATGAATTTGCCCCATCCTTTTTCGCCCGCGAGTTTGCCATCTTCAACAACTACCTTACCTCTTGAGAGTACTGTAACTGGATAACCCTTTACTACCATACCCTCCCAAGGGGTATAGTCTGTATTTTGATGGAGATTCTTCACAGAGATTGTGACTTCTTTTTCTGGATCGAAGACGACTATGTCTGCGTCTGATCCAACTGCTATTGTTCCCTTTTGTGGGAATAATCCAAAAAGCTTTGCAGGGTTTGTTGAGTTAAGTTCAACAAACTTGTTTAGCGTAATCCAGTCCTCAAGAACTCCTGCAGTGTACATTACTGGCATCCTTGTTTCAATTCCTGGAGCGCCATTTGGTATCTTGGCAAAGTTGTCTTTACCCATCTCTTTTTGGCCTTTGAAGAAGAATGTGCAGTGGTCAGTTGATACTACCTGAAGATCTCCCCTCTCAATTGCAAACCACAATGCGTCTTGGTCGAACTCTGACCTTAGTGGTGGAGACATGACATACTTTGCACCATTGAAGTCAGGCTCAGTATATCTTTCTTCGTCCAGAGTAACGTACTGCGGGCATGTTTCTCCATAAATTGGAAGCCCTCTTTCTCTTCCTTCGTGGATGGCTTCAACTGCCTCAAGGCAAGAATTATGTACAATGTAAAGTGGCGCCTCTGCCAAATCTGCAAGGGTAATTGCCCTCTGACATGCTTCCCCTTCTAGAATTGAAGGTCTTGATACGGCGTGGTACATAGGCTCAGTCTTGTTCTCAGCCAATAGCCTTTTTGTGTATAAATCTATTATATGGCCATTTTCGGCGTGAAGCATGATAAGCCCACCAAATTCGCCTGCCTTTTCAAGTGCCATATAGAATGCATCGTCATCTACCATAAGTGCCCCTTTGTAGGCAAAGAATAGTTTAAAACTTGGGATACCCTCTTCTAAGATCATAGTTTCCATTTCTTTTAGTGTATCGTCATTTACATCTGTCATGGCCATATGAAATCCATAATCGATGTAAGCATTACCAGTTGCTCTTTTGTTCCATTCATCAAGGGCTGCTCTTAGAGTTCCCCCCTTTGATTGAATAATAAAATCAACGACACAAGTTGTTCCACCAAAGGCTGCGGCCCTTGTTCCTGTTTCCCATGTTTCAGAAGAATATGTGCCCATAAATGGCATTTCAATATGTGTGTGCACATCTATAAATCCTGGGAACACCATCATTCCTTTTGCATCAATTTCCTTAGAGCCAGAAAGCTCTTTGCCAATGGCAACAATCTTTTCTCCTTCAATACCAACGTCTGCTTCATAAATATCTGTTGCAGTCACTATCGTTCCGTTCTTAATAACGAGATCCATAACTATACCTTCCCTATACTTCTGCGCCTTTATAATTTATAAAACTTGTGATTTCTAAAATTTAAAAAAAATATTCTATTTTTCTAGTAGAATAATATTATCTTCGGTAAGAAAATTAAAATGATTTCCATTTCTTAGAGAATTCCCTTTTCCTTTTATGATTCTCATTATCTCTTGAATAGTTTCTTCAACGTTCTCACTCAAGACTTCATAGATATCTTCATCACTGAATATCTCTTTTACAGCATATATTTCATAGTCAAGAATCTCTGACAGAAGATTATCCTTTATTTTTTTCTCTGAGTATCTTCTCTGGTGAAGCCTTTCAATAAGAACATTAGGATTGCAACGCAAGATTATTGCTTTGTCAGCTTTGAAGGGAATATGAGAATCAATAACTATGTTGTCTAATTCTTTCAATTTTTCATCAACTAAAGATTCTTCTATTATGACCTCACCCTCTTCAATTGGGAAGTCAAAGTTCTCTTTTGCATACTCACCTATGTTAATATAGACGAAATTTAACAGCTCGGCTATTTTTTTTGAGATAATTGTCTTACCTGTGCCGGGCACACCTGTGATCAAAAGCTTCATAATTATAAATATGAACGAAAATCTTAAATACGTTGTTAATATTTGCGTGATATACATGGGCCCGTGGCTTAGATTGGTTATAGCGTCCGGCTGATAACCGGGAGGTCCTGAGTTCAAATCTCAGCGGGCCCACTATCTATTCTTTTATCTATGCTTTGTTACGCCTATCTTTGGGCAGTATCTATCGATTGGGCAGATACTGCATTTTGGACTGATGGGTGCACAGACATTTTGCCCATATGTTACAAGGATATCATTGTACTCAATCCAGTGCTCTTGTGGAAGCTTTTCCCTTAATGCAAACTCAGTTTGAATTGGATTTTTTGTCTTGACGTAACCCCACCTATTTGATATCCTGTGGACATGGGTATCAACACAAACGCCAGGCCTTGAATAGCCAAGTGTTACCACAATGTTTGCAGTCTTTCTGCCTACACCTTTAAGCTTCAAAAGCTCATCAATTGTATCGGGGACTTTGCCATCGTATTCATCTAATATTCGATGGGACATTTCAATGATCCTTTTAGCCTTGGTCTTGTAAAATCCAACTGGATATATCAATTTCTGAATCTGAATTTCGTCCATATTAATCATCTTATTAGCGGTGTCAGCATATTCAAAGAGTTTAAGTGAAGCCTTCTTCGTCACTTCATCTTTAGTTCTAAGGCTCAAGACGCATGAAATTAGAACTTTATATGGATCCCTGTCTGCAGCTACTTCTGAAACAATAGGAACGGTGAACTTTTTTATCTCTTCCCTTAAGACCCCTAAAACTTCTGAAATATTCTTATTATCAATTATAGTTAGCCCCCCTATAGGCTTCAAAAAAATCTTGGATTATTTTATTGTGATCAAAGGCAAGATTGTTTGGTATTTGATTAAAATCAAATAAGGATAGCTCCTTTGCATCATCTCCTGCCTTCGGGGTTCCAATTCCCACTCCATGAAAAACTACACTTACTGTGTGCCCTCTTGGATCTCTGTCAGGTTTTGAATAAACCCCTAATAGAGTTAGTTGTGTAACATCAAGCCCTGTCTCTTCCTTTGCTTCCCTTGTTGCAGCGCTTTCTATAGTCTCTCCGTATTCAACAAAACCACCGGGGAGTGCAAAACAATTTTCAAACGGGCCTCGGCTTCTTTTAATAAGGACTAATTTATTATCAAAAAAAATAATTATGTCAACTGCAAGTGAAGGCGACCTTCTCATATCCTAACTCCAATAAGGCGTTTAAAGAAAATTGTCACATAGCCGAGTTTAGGTATCTTCATTATACTTACACCTAGGACAGCATGCTCTGGCACACCAGGAAGTTTCTTACCATTATCAAAGTAGGAATCCTCAAATGGATTATTGTCTCCTTTTGTTACAAAGTATAGATTGCCCTCTTCTTCAATTATGTTTATTGCCCTGTGAACAATAGGGATGTCCTGATAAGGCCTTTTGTATACAACGATGTCGCCAATCTGGATATTACTTGGCTCCGTTCCTTTGATTACAATGATATCCCCTCTATAGTAGACTGGCTCCATACTACCAGAAATAACTACGGCTACCGGATTATCAACTTTTAGGGCATAAGACAGTGTCAAGCTAATGACTAGGTAAAGCATAACGGCAATTATAATGCCTTCAATTATCTCCTTACCTTCTTTCTTGTAATCCACTTCTTCACATCCAAAAACAATAAGTATATTATAATATGAGATATAAGAAACCTTTTAAAAGTTTATTGATAGGTTCAATTGGTGATTTAATGGATGAGATGAATGACGATTATGCTATTGAAACTGCCCATCCTGACGAGGTCAGAGGCAGGATGATTTTTGAGATATCTTATCAGGAAGTATTTCTAGATTTGCTCTTACAAAAACTTGAAGAAAAAGGAATGCTTAAAGCAGAAGAATTCAAAAACGAAGTTCAAAAAGAAATAGAACGGAATTACGGATTCTATATGGAAAAATACTACGCAAGAAGGTAGTTATTTCACAAGTCCATAGATAACTGATGCCCACAAAACAGCACATTTTTCTAAATTTTCTATTCTTACATATTCGTCTGAAATATGCCATGCCATATCAGAGTCTGGTGAATGTGCTATAGTAGGTATTCCGTTTAAGTTTAGTATTTTTGCAACTGTTATCCCTGAAGAAGTTTCAAGTTGCATTGGCATTCCTATCTCACGGGCTGTATTCTCAAAAATTTCAATTAATTTATTGTTGGTATCCACTATATGTGGTAAGTGTCTTGTTTTGACTTCACCGACTTTAATATCAATGTTCTTGTCTTTTTTATTAAGAGAGTCTATCTCATCTGCCAATCTTTTTTTGACCATCTCTTCTGTTATGCCACAGGGGTATCTTATATCCAATGTGGCTTTGCATCTTGATGCTACAACATTTGGTGCATTTCCTCCAGATATCATGCCTACATTGATTGTAGGAGGGGTGAATCTAGAGTCGTATTTAAGATTAAACTCAAATTTTTCAAAGTCAGAGATCAATTTAGACATTTTAATTATGGCGTTTATTCCAAGCTCAGGTGTTGAGCCGTGAGCTTGTTTGCCAAAGCTTTCTATTTCAAGCCACGTGGCCCCCTTCTCACCGATAATTGCTTTATCTACTGAACCGCTATCGGGCACAATTGCATAGTCTGGTTTAAACCCTCTCTCAACGATATATTCTACCCCATAATCTGAGCCCATCTCCTCATCGGAAACTGCACAAAAATAAATAGTTCCTTTAAACTTTAATCCACTCTTAATTAATGCCTTTATCCCAGACCAAGATGCTGCGAGACTTCCCTTGTTATCAAGTGCACCCCGGCCGTAAACTTTACCATCTTTTTCATAAGGTTGAAATGGATGCTGTGTCCAACCTTCTCCTGGGGGCACAACATCTGTGTGGGAAATAATGGCAACTGAAGGTTGTCCAGAACCTATTCTTCCAATGTAGTTTGGTCTTTTTTCATCTTTTGAAATAATCTCAACTTCAGCGCCTATATCATTCATGCATTTCATAATAATATCGTGTAAAAGATATTCATCGCCGGGAGGATTTACGGTTTCTACTTCAATCAAGCTAAATAAAAAATCAAGCATTTCCTCTTTATTAAAATTTGAATTAATTCTAGAGGCTATCTCCTTTATCTCCACTAAAACTCCCCCGCATACTTTAAGGCCAAATAAAAGTATTTTTTTGTAAGTTCTTTGGCAGAACTATCTATCGATGCCCTGTAACCATTGACTTTTGCTCTGACGCATGCTCTATAACATTTATAAAAAGATAGAAGGGCGGCCATATCCTGATCGCCGCTTTCTAAAATATATTTATCTGAGAATGCCTTTGAAAGATCATCCCTTCCAAGAAACTCTAGATCCATACATAGAAAGGCTATCTCAGCAGTAACGTCTGTTGTATTTATGGCTGGATTGAATTCTATGGCATCAAATATATAGATTTTATCAGGCAGGACAAAAATGTTTCCAGAATGAAGATCGCCATGAGTTTCAATGATTTTTCCTTCCTTCACGCGCCTATCAAAAAGAACGACATTATTGTTGATAAAGTCAAGATTTTTCCCAATAAGCGTATTGAACTCCTCATTAGAAAATAGATCAGCAATAAAACATTCGAGGTCTTTAAAATTGTCCATTACATTTTTTTTAAATTTATCAATCGCCCCATATTTTCCGTCTAAGTCTATCCCAGTCTTTTTA encodes the following:
- a CDS encoding NUDIX hydrolase, whose protein sequence is MRRSPSLAVDIIIFFDNKLVLIKRSRGPFENCFALPGGFVEYGETIESAATREAKEETGLDVTQLTLLGVYSKPDRDPRGHTVSVVFHGVGIGTPKAGDDAKELSLFDFNQIPNNLAFDHNKIIQDFFEAYRGANYN
- a CDS encoding aminotransferase class III-fold pyridoxal phosphate-dependent enzyme, with protein sequence MEDLAQMEKEYVMRSWSCQADVKVNMIEKADGIYFWDKSGKQYSDFSSQLMSTSCGHNVKEINDGIVEQLNKYAYIGPGLGSDARAKLGKMVADIAGPNFRKTFFSSSGTEANEAAVKAAKWYTGKYKIISRYQSYHGATGIAMMLTGDPRRYPNEPGYPGILHGPDCYCYRCPFKLEYPSCDIMCARYIGDMIRFEAKETVAAFIAEPIVGSNGIIPPVKEYFPMLREICDEYNVVIIADEVMTGFGRTGKWLAFEHYNFQPDIISSAKNLSATYVPLGGTTYSKKISDYFEDHWFVEGHTYAGHPLACAAGVATINYMKNNNLVENAAKMEKVMEKRLNEMKEDHKSVGDVRGKGLFWGIELIKNTKTKEQAGTREEKFMRGHASIPAKVAGECMKNGVFFLQMVSTLLFAPPLSINEKQINEALDVVDKALEISDKEVVQ
- a CDS encoding M20 family metallopeptidase translates to MEIKEIASRINSNFNKEEMLDFLFSLIEVETVNPPGDEYLLHDIIMKCMNDIGAEVEIISKDEKRPNYIGRIGSGQPSVAIISHTDVVPPGEGWTQHPFQPYEKDGKVYGRGALDNKGSLAASWSGIKALIKSGLKFKGTIYFCAVSDEEMGSDYGVEYIVERGFKPDYAIVPDSGSVDKAIIGEKGATWLEIESFGKQAHGSTPELGINAIIKMSKLISDFEKFEFNLKYDSRFTPPTINVGMISGGNAPNVVASRCKATLDIRYPCGITEEMVKKRLADEIDSLNKKDKNIDIKVGEVKTRHLPHIVDTNNKLIEIFENTAREIGMPMQLETSSGITVAKILNLNGIPTIAHSPDSDMAWHISDEYVRIENLEKCAVLWASVIYGLVK
- a CDS encoding AAA family ATPase, producing the protein MKLLITGVPGTGKTIISKKIAELLNFVYINIGEYAKENFDFPIEEGEVIIEESLVDEKLKELDNIVIDSHIPFKADKAIILRCNPNVLIERLHQRRYSEKKIKDNLLSEILDYEIYAVKEIFSDEDIYEVLSENVEETIQEIMRIIKGKGNSLRNGNHFNFLTEDNIILLEK
- the hydA gene encoding dihydropyrimidinase — encoded protein: MDLVIKNGTIVTATDIYEADVGIEGEKIVAIGKELSGSKEIDAKGMMVFPGFIDVHTHIEMPFMGTYSSETWETGTRAAAFGGTTCVVDFIIQSKGGTLRAALDEWNKRATGNAYIDYGFHMAMTDVNDDTLKEMETMILEEGIPSFKLFFAYKGALMVDDDAFYMALEKAGEFGGLIMLHAENGHIIDLYTKRLLAENKTEPMYHAVSRPSILEGEACQRAITLADLAEAPLYIVHNSCLEAVEAIHEGRERGLPIYGETCPQYVTLDEERYTEPDFNGAKYVMSPPLRSEFDQDALWFAIERGDLQVVSTDHCTFFFKGQKEMGKDNFAKIPNGAPGIETRMPVMYTAGVLEDWITLNKFVELNSTNPAKLFGLFPQKGTIAVGSDADIVVFDPEKEVTISVKNLHQNTDYTPWEGMVVKGYPVTVLSRGKVVVEDGKLAGEKGWGKFIKRERFYPL
- a CDS encoding cysteine hydrolase, whose product is MEKYALLIINMINEFVYGNKKCENPKEIIGPIKEISSIFRENGFPVVYICDSKTNDCGEKDIGEKIIDDLAPSDGDFIVKKEKYSGFFGTELDELLKKKDIKNLVFSGLSTSLSVRHTAADAYYRDYKCIMLTNACCDVKKDLHLKSILYIRDFYGASAVSTMNFPRLYLS
- a CDS encoding signal peptidase I; translation: MDYKKEGKEIIEGIIIAVMLYLVISLTLSYALKVDNPVAVVISGSMEPVYYRGDIIVIKGTEPSNIQIGDIVVYKRPYQDIPIVHRAINIIEEEGNLYFVTKGDNNPFEDSYFDNGKKLPGVPEHAVLGVSIMKIPKLGYVTIFFKRLIGVRI
- a CDS encoding endonuclease III codes for the protein MDNKNISEVLGVLREEIKKFTVPIVSEVAADRDPYKVLISCVLSLRTKDEVTKKASLKLFEYADTANKMINMDEIQIQKLIYPVGFYKTKAKRIIEMSHRILDEYDGKVPDTIDELLKLKGVGRKTANIVVTLGYSRPGVCVDTHVHRISNRWGYVKTKNPIQTEFALREKLPQEHWIEYNDILVTYGQNVCAPISPKCSICPIDRYCPKIGVTKHR